One Candidatus Aminicenantes bacterium genomic window carries:
- a CDS encoding diguanylate cyclase: MTPKASAPPHILIADDDPVSSRIMIKSLESWGLETVSTRNGGEAWQALQDPKIRMALLDWEMPEADGPELCRRVRAAAGKHYTYIILLTSRDKSEDIIAGLEAGADDYMVKPIKFQELKARLQTGRRIIELEDKLLQSQKRLFDLATKDGLTKLWNRRTILQFLEEVLSQGEREGQPTSLIMMDVDNFKTINDTCGHQAGDKVLAALASRLQKQVRPYDRIGRYGGDEILIVLPNCRLSHTAGIAERLRRDCIRKPAKFNGQALGFTLSIGVSSSENRTRPTADRLIQAGDLALYEAKRLGRDRVVRSEPAPPRRKGISRGTGKA, translated from the coding sequence ATGACTCCCAAAGCGTCTGCCCCGCCGCACATCCTGATCGCCGATGACGACCCGGTATCCTCCCGGATCATGATCAAGTCGCTTGAAAGCTGGGGCTTGGAGACCGTGTCCACGCGCAACGGCGGCGAAGCTTGGCAGGCCTTGCAGGACCCGAAGATCCGGATGGCCTTGCTGGACTGGGAAATGCCGGAAGCGGACGGCCCCGAGCTTTGCCGGCGAGTCCGGGCGGCGGCCGGCAAGCATTACACCTACATCATCCTGCTGACCTCACGGGATAAATCCGAGGATATCATTGCCGGCTTGGAAGCGGGCGCGGACGACTATATGGTCAAGCCGATCAAATTCCAGGAGCTGAAGGCTCGCCTGCAGACCGGGCGCCGCATCATCGAGCTGGAGGACAAGCTCCTGCAAAGCCAAAAGCGCCTCTTCGACCTGGCCACCAAGGACGGGCTGACCAAGCTTTGGAACCGGAGGACGATCCTGCAGTTCCTGGAGGAGGTGTTGTCCCAGGGCGAGCGGGAGGGCCAGCCGACCAGCCTGATCATGATGGACGTCGACAACTTCAAGACCATCAACGACACTTGTGGACATCAGGCCGGCGACAAAGTCCTGGCCGCGCTCGCCTCCCGTCTTCAGAAACAAGTCCGGCCCTACGATCGGATCGGCCGCTACGGCGGAGACGAAATCCTGATCGTCCTGCCCAACTGCCGGCTGTCCCACACGGCTGGGATCGCCGAGCGCCTGCGCCGGGACTGTATCCGGAAGCCGGCCAAGTTCAACGGGCAAGCGCTGGGGTTCACCCTGTCAATCGGGGTTTCATCCAGCGAGAACCGGACCCGGCCGACGGCCGACCGGCTCATCCAGGCTGGCGATCTGGCTCTCTACGAGGCCAAGCGCCTCGGTCGCGACCGGGTGGTCCGCTCCGAACCCGCCCCACCGCGTCGAAAAGGAATCTCCCGTGGCACCGGCAAGGCCTGA
- a CDS encoding transglutaminaseTgpA domain-containing protein: MRWTRLGLSVLAAAAFTAFGGLIGGNNLLYLVAAVLLAALLTSYIQTRFGAVGIEIDFEIPEQVFRDAPCLIPIEARNPKRRALHQMAVAGPWGRAELPFIPGRGSARAEMTHVFRRRGRTSADDLVLECVQPFGLFRHRRPLKEVVVTVLPPLHEIFGRPETSAVRQDSVPVPKRGVGDEFHGVHEYGPGEDSRLINWKLTARTGRPLILEFAQTVGNRVTVTVDGAPGPETEARISEAASLARFFIDEGAEVRLRTNEGELAYGRGLLHLQAILETLALLGEGREVRAAPGKSLIPPRPAAPPPDSPPASLYLAASSAIAALWLVDRIPPLFTAVSALILPVGWIFDRRKLHPVPRWAFDAGALVVLVLAFLVGLPAAGLIPTVAAILVYVTTAYLWSPKTAPVRSRLLLTFFLLFVLASSQAVDLWYLPVFAAFFLATGGWLARWNDPPTAPGPRANRKRGVLAAGGRVLLLAVLLFAVLPRAYSPRMQQLLASTGLSRFQDPRTSFAGLSDRVDLGFFGPLRKNPARAMQISFPGSPAGFRRPDVLRVRAGAFDRFTGRRWVRSGGDFLVREGSRPIKSRNGLYAVRNRDGLIAFPGYDPARTAIAQELLVYPMIGSTVFSAGGIAALQTGTRSAAFDLDDTVSFPFLFGVPIRYRVLSLSEAPAYGDAIEGYEGILAERFLDPDGTDARWTAEAERMTARAKTAEERAADMEAWFKTRFSYSLATADNRQDLASFLWTTRAGNCEYFASAMTLLLRRLGIPSRLVVGFLAAEWNEFGGFFDVRQSDAHAWVEAYLPGRGWTTFDPTPADVLDRGGRTLLAWAWGRIRRGLDAVESRWYRYIVGYDPETRLSLFHLLGQAFSRLILPAGGAALLLAVLAVIGSKGKFLRRWRRKRRRRSRREHFYYRVLDKLERTGFERSPGQTAADWAADVVRKRPELADLLGLTETFYLVRYAGVSLSADDERRAHAASDRLLSAIGRVSSGRKSN; the protein is encoded by the coding sequence ATGCGCTGGACCCGCCTGGGCTTGTCCGTTCTCGCCGCCGCCGCCTTCACCGCGTTCGGCGGCCTGATCGGGGGCAACAATCTTCTCTATCTGGTGGCCGCCGTCCTATTGGCTGCACTCCTCACGTCGTATATCCAAACCCGGTTCGGCGCCGTCGGGATCGAGATCGACTTCGAGATCCCCGAGCAGGTCTTTCGCGACGCGCCGTGCCTGATTCCGATCGAAGCCCGTAACCCTAAACGCCGGGCTCTCCACCAGATGGCCGTCGCAGGCCCCTGGGGCCGGGCCGAGCTGCCCTTTATCCCGGGGCGCGGCTCGGCCCGGGCCGAGATGACCCATGTCTTCCGGCGCCGCGGCCGGACCTCGGCCGATGACCTGGTCCTTGAATGCGTCCAGCCCTTCGGCCTCTTCCGGCACCGCCGACCGCTCAAGGAAGTGGTCGTTACCGTCCTGCCGCCTCTCCACGAAATCTTCGGCCGGCCCGAGACGTCGGCCGTCCGGCAGGACTCCGTTCCTGTTCCCAAGCGCGGTGTCGGGGACGAGTTTCACGGCGTCCACGAATACGGCCCGGGCGAGGACTCCCGGCTCATCAATTGGAAGCTGACCGCTCGAACCGGCCGCCCGCTCATCCTGGAGTTCGCTCAGACCGTCGGCAACCGGGTCACCGTCACGGTGGACGGCGCGCCCGGGCCGGAGACCGAGGCGCGGATCTCGGAAGCGGCGTCCCTGGCCCGGTTCTTTATCGATGAAGGCGCCGAAGTGCGGCTCCGGACGAACGAAGGAGAGCTGGCCTACGGCCGAGGATTGCTTCATCTTCAGGCGATCCTGGAGACGCTGGCCCTGCTCGGCGAAGGCAGGGAAGTTCGGGCGGCGCCGGGGAAGAGCTTGATCCCTCCCCGGCCCGCGGCTCCCCCGCCGGATTCGCCTCCGGCATCGCTCTACCTGGCCGCGTCCTCGGCAATCGCCGCGCTCTGGCTCGTCGACAGGATTCCGCCCCTGTTCACAGCCGTTTCGGCCCTGATCCTGCCGGTCGGCTGGATCTTCGATCGTCGCAAGCTCCACCCCGTCCCGCGCTGGGCCTTCGATGCGGGTGCCCTGGTCGTGCTCGTATTGGCCTTCCTGGTGGGACTTCCCGCGGCCGGCCTCATCCCGACCGTCGCGGCCATTCTCGTCTATGTGACAACGGCCTATCTCTGGTCGCCCAAGACCGCGCCGGTCCGGAGCCGCCTCCTGCTGACCTTCTTTCTGCTCTTCGTCCTGGCTTCGAGCCAGGCCGTGGACCTCTGGTATCTACCGGTCTTCGCCGCGTTCTTCCTGGCCACGGGCGGCTGGCTGGCCCGCTGGAACGATCCCCCGACGGCTCCGGGCCCGCGGGCAAACCGGAAGCGGGGCGTCTTGGCGGCGGGCGGCCGCGTCCTGCTTCTGGCCGTCCTTCTGTTCGCCGTGCTGCCCCGCGCCTACAGCCCGCGCATGCAGCAGCTTCTGGCGTCGACGGGCTTGAGCCGATTCCAGGATCCTCGGACGTCCTTCGCCGGGCTTTCGGATCGAGTCGATCTGGGATTCTTCGGTCCGCTCCGGAAGAACCCGGCCCGGGCCATGCAAATCAGCTTTCCCGGTTCCCCCGCCGGCTTCAGACGGCCCGACGTCCTTCGGGTTCGGGCGGGCGCATTCGATCGCTTCACGGGCCGACGCTGGGTTCGGAGCGGGGGGGACTTCCTGGTCAGGGAAGGCAGCCGTCCGATCAAATCGCGAAACGGCCTTTACGCGGTCCGCAACCGCGACGGGCTGATTGCCTTTCCCGGCTACGATCCGGCGCGGACGGCGATCGCCCAGGAGCTTCTCGTCTATCCCATGATCGGATCGACCGTCTTCAGCGCCGGCGGCATCGCCGCCCTGCAAACGGGGACGCGCTCGGCCGCCTTCGACCTCGACGACACCGTCTCCTTTCCTTTCCTGTTCGGCGTCCCGATCCGATACCGCGTCCTTTCGTTATCAGAAGCCCCGGCCTATGGCGATGCCATCGAAGGCTACGAAGGGATCCTCGCGGAACGGTTCCTCGATCCGGACGGCACGGATGCCCGCTGGACGGCCGAAGCGGAGCGGATGACGGCTCGGGCCAAAACGGCGGAAGAACGGGCGGCTGATATGGAGGCGTGGTTCAAAACGCGATTCTCCTATTCCCTGGCGACGGCCGATAACCGTCAGGACCTGGCCTCGTTCCTCTGGACGACACGGGCCGGCAACTGCGAGTATTTCGCCTCGGCCATGACCCTGCTCCTCCGCCGGCTTGGCATCCCCAGCCGGCTGGTCGTCGGCTTCCTGGCGGCCGAATGGAACGAGTTCGGCGGATTCTTCGACGTCCGCCAAAGCGACGCTCACGCCTGGGTCGAAGCCTATCTGCCGGGCCGAGGCTGGACGACCTTCGATCCGACTCCGGCCGACGTTCTCGACCGGGGGGGGCGAACTCTTTTAGCCTGGGCCTGGGGCCGGATCCGCCGGGGCCTGGATGCGGTCGAGTCGCGTTGGTATCGGTATATCGTCGGCTACGATCCGGAGACCCGTTTGTCGCTCTTTCATCTGCTCGGGCAGGCTTTCTCGCGCCTGATCCTCCCGGCCGGCGGAGCGGCTCTCTTGCTCGCCGTCCTGGCGGTCATCGGGAGCAAGGGGAAGTTCCTCCGACGGTGGCGGCGGAAGCGGCGGCGGCGATCGCGCCGGGAGCACTTCTACTACCGCGTCCTCGACAAGCTGGAGCGGACCGGCTTCGAGCGTTCGCCCGGGCAGACTGCGGCCGATTGGGCAGCCGACGTCGTCCGCAAGCGGCCCGAACTGGCAGACCTGCTCGGCTTGACGGAAACTTTCTACCTTGTCCGCTACGCCGGCGTGAGCCTGTCCGCCGACGACGAGCGCCGGGCCCACGCGGCCTCGGACCGACTGCTATCTGCGATTGGCCGAGTTTCTTCTGGGAGAAAGAGCAACTGA
- a CDS encoding DUF362 domain-containing protein, whose product MAAPMVVVVRAPGVLSSDGMVRPASLVAMFERGLSRLTGQTGAAAGLAALFVPTDRVGIKINGIAGRRLTSPPEVTLPLARLLVRAGLPDQAVTIWDRTNRELREAGYRLSNSGSEFRVYGTDTVGAGYGAEPLEHRSIAGRFSAIQTEMVTASISFAVLKDHGLAGLTAGMKNYFGAIHNPNKYHDDGCDPFVADLVDAPPIRSKHRLTVLDALTVQFNRGPSFHAKWADRSETLVFGTDPVAVDAVGLRIVAGLRQAKGLPSLEEDGRPARYLASAERLGLGASSLAAIRVVEESA is encoded by the coding sequence ATGGCCGCTCCGATGGTCGTCGTTGTCCGGGCGCCCGGAGTGCTCTCGTCCGACGGGATGGTCAGGCCCGCCTCTCTCGTCGCCATGTTCGAGCGAGGCCTAAGCCGGCTGACCGGCCAGACGGGAGCGGCGGCCGGATTGGCCGCCCTTTTCGTCCCGACCGACCGGGTCGGGATCAAGATCAACGGTATCGCCGGCCGGCGGCTGACATCCCCGCCCGAGGTGACCCTCCCCCTGGCCCGTCTGCTTGTCCGGGCCGGGCTCCCCGATCAAGCCGTCACCATCTGGGACCGGACGAACCGTGAGCTGCGCGAGGCCGGCTACCGACTCAGCAACTCGGGCTCCGAATTTCGCGTTTACGGCACGGACACGGTCGGCGCCGGTTACGGAGCCGAACCCCTGGAACACCGTTCGATCGCCGGGCGGTTCTCCGCCATCCAGACGGAGATGGTGACGGCCTCGATCAGCTTCGCCGTCCTCAAGGACCACGGCCTGGCCGGGCTCACGGCCGGGATGAAGAACTATTTCGGCGCCATCCACAACCCCAACAAATACCATGACGACGGCTGCGACCCATTCGTCGCCGATCTCGTCGACGCCCCGCCTATCCGTTCCAAGCACCGGCTGACCGTCCTGGACGCCCTGACCGTCCAATTCAACCGAGGGCCGTCGTTCCACGCCAAATGGGCCGATCGGAGCGAGACCCTTGTCTTCGGGACCGACCCTGTAGCCGTGGACGCGGTGGGCCTGCGGATCGTAGCCGGCCTTCGGCAAGCCAAGGGCCTGCCGAGCCTCGAGGAGGACGGCCGCCCCGCGCGCTACCTGGCTTCGGCCGAGCGGCTCGGCCTGGGCGCCTCCTCATTGGCGGCAATCCGGGTCGTCGAGGAGTCGGCCTGA
- a CDS encoding MoxR family ATPase, whose translation MAPNAAETLIASIRRVFIGEEATVRLAVTALLARGHLLIEDVPGIGKTLLGIALARSIDASFKRIQFTNDLLPSDILGLSIYDAKTGAFDFKPGPIFNQIILADEINRTTPKTQSALLEAMSDLQVSVDGATRPLPLPFMIIATQNPIEYHGTFPLPEAQLDRFLLRLKIGYPTRRDETEIIRGTDYYERAQRLDPVLSAAEILSLQERVGSVRIDPSLLGYILDLVRATRDDHRVKLGASPRGALLLRRASQAYALTHGREHLLPEDIQTVAVPVLAHRIIIDSQSYGLVRIHESDAEIEEVLRRVPVPV comes from the coding sequence ATGGCCCCTAATGCCGCCGAAACTCTGATCGCCAGCATCCGCCGCGTCTTCATCGGCGAGGAAGCCACGGTCCGGCTGGCCGTGACCGCTCTGCTGGCCCGTGGACATCTGTTGATCGAGGACGTCCCCGGCATCGGCAAAACCCTTCTCGGGATCGCCCTGGCTCGGTCGATCGACGCGTCTTTCAAGCGCATCCAGTTCACCAACGACCTCCTGCCCTCGGACATCCTCGGCCTATCAATCTATGACGCCAAGACCGGGGCCTTCGACTTCAAGCCCGGCCCCATCTTCAACCAGATCATCCTGGCCGACGAGATCAACCGGACGACCCCCAAGACCCAGAGCGCCCTGCTCGAGGCCATGAGCGACCTGCAGGTGTCCGTGGACGGGGCGACGCGGCCCTTGCCCTTGCCGTTCATGATCATCGCCACCCAGAACCCGATCGAGTATCACGGGACGTTCCCGCTCCCGGAAGCCCAGCTTGACCGGTTCCTCCTACGGCTGAAAATCGGCTATCCGACGCGCCGGGACGAGACCGAGATCATCCGGGGGACGGATTACTATGAACGGGCCCAGCGGCTCGATCCCGTCCTGTCCGCCGCCGAGATCCTATCCCTGCAGGAACGCGTGGGATCTGTCCGGATCGATCCATCCCTGTTGGGTTACATTCTCGACCTTGTCCGTGCCACCCGGGACGACCACCGCGTCAAGCTGGGCGCCAGCCCGCGGGGGGCGCTCCTCCTGCGGCGGGCCTCCCAGGCCTACGCCCTGACGCACGGCCGGGAGCACCTCCTCCCCGAAGACATCCAAACCGTGGCCGTCCCCGTCCTGGCCCACCGGATCATCATCGACTCGCAATCCTACGGCCTTGTCCGCATTCACGAATCGGACGCCGAGATCGAGGAGGTCCTGCGCCGGGTCCCGGTCCCGGTCTGA
- the amrS gene encoding AmmeMemoRadiSam system radical SAM enzyme has protein sequence MRRRGFLRGAAGAGLALGSGAGRVLADAYSFGQTPNLSKVEARYYKKLPDREIECELCPRRCRLGDKERGYCGVRENDGGTYYSLVYGKVCALHVDPIEKKPFFHVLPKTNALSLATAGCNVNCRFCQNWEISQSRPEQVDAADLPPRAAAETALRYGCPSIAFTYSEPTVYYEYMADTAVEARRLGLKSVVVTGGHINPEPLRALTEKVDAIKIDLKAFRKDFYKTYVRGDLAPVMEAIRTVRKSGIWLEIVYLVIPTLNDGESEIRDMTRWILGEIGPDVPLHFTRFQPMYLLKNLPPTPVSTLEAARRTALAEGLRFVYLGNVPGHEGENTYCPKCRTAIIERSGYEIKAVHLKGGACPICRTPIPGLWT, from the coding sequence ATGCGGCGAAGGGGCTTTCTCCGGGGGGCGGCGGGCGCCGGCTTGGCCCTCGGCAGCGGAGCGGGCCGCGTCCTTGCCGACGCCTATTCGTTCGGCCAGACGCCCAATCTCTCCAAGGTCGAAGCCCGCTATTACAAGAAGCTGCCGGACCGCGAAATCGAATGCGAGCTTTGCCCGCGCCGCTGCCGCTTGGGCGACAAGGAGCGCGGCTACTGCGGCGTGCGGGAGAACGACGGGGGGACTTACTATTCGCTCGTCTACGGCAAGGTCTGCGCTCTCCATGTCGACCCGATCGAGAAGAAGCCGTTCTTCCACGTCCTGCCCAAAACGAACGCCCTATCGCTGGCCACGGCCGGCTGCAACGTCAACTGCAGGTTTTGCCAGAATTGGGAGATCTCCCAATCCCGGCCGGAGCAGGTCGACGCGGCGGACCTTCCGCCGCGGGCGGCGGCCGAGACGGCCCTGCGATACGGATGCCCGTCGATCGCCTTCACCTACTCGGAGCCGACGGTCTACTACGAATACATGGCGGACACGGCGGTCGAGGCCCGCCGGCTGGGGTTGAAGAGCGTCGTCGTCACCGGAGGGCACATCAACCCCGAGCCGCTGCGGGCCTTGACGGAAAAAGTGGACGCGATCAAGATCGACCTCAAGGCTTTCCGAAAGGATTTCTATAAGACCTATGTCCGGGGAGATCTGGCGCCGGTGATGGAGGCCATTCGAACGGTCCGCAAGAGCGGGATCTGGCTGGAGATCGTTTACCTCGTCATCCCGACACTCAACGACGGCGAGTCCGAGATCCGGGACATGACACGCTGGATCCTGGGCGAGATCGGGCCGGACGTGCCGCTTCATTTCACGCGTTTCCAGCCGATGTATCTGCTCAAGAACCTGCCCCCGACTCCCGTCTCGACGCTGGAAGCGGCCCGTCGCACCGCCCTGGCCGAGGGGCTTCGCTTCGTCTACCTCGGCAATGTCCCTGGACACGAGGGGGAGAACACCTACTGCCCGAAGTGCCGGACGGCGATCATCGAGCGTTCCGGCTATGAGATCAAAGCCGTCCATCTCAAGGGGGGCGCTTGCCCGATCTGCCGAACGCCGATCCCCGGGCTGTGGACCTGA
- a CDS encoding efflux RND transporter permease subunit, with the protein MKIADVSIKQPVFITMIVLSLVVVGLLSYSRLGVDLMPDISLPYVAVTVANPGVGPEEMESQVTKPIEDALSAINGVDKITSTSAEGVSVILAAFVLEKDAQLASTEVREKIASIRNSLPREIIEPVINKFDPSASPIISYAVSSRGGRMSLPEVRQLVDDTVKVQIQQVEGVGGVDLIGGQEREIQVEVNLDKLNALGLSIAQVTQAIRSENLNMPAGRVTGRSQDFLIRTKAEFTDLSEILDVVVASAGGNPVFLKDLAVIKDGFKIKRTISRINGQECVSLVVQKQSGTNTVKVADQVNKMIASVRAAHPDLDIRTTTDSSLQIKESRDDVLRTLLLGILLAGLVVLFSFGDLRNTLITVAGLPVCLIAAFAVMALFGYTVNMITLLALSLSIGLLIDDAIVVRENIFRHMDKLGQDPMTAASTGTSEVGMAVTATTLTIVAVFLPVAFTTGIAGKFFRQFGITVAAAVLISLFEAFTFAPMLSAHFFKKTERGGRKTLAWRLEHLVANGYDKLGESYRPLLRWSLRHRKTMIALTTVVFLISAYLFTVIGTGGTPRGDRPEFNLAIQTASGTALEQTDRIIRSIETILKAQPEVGDVATVVGSTDGSSDVATINVKLKIPTNQARAYEDRLRPVLAQVAGATITFQEASSMGGAAFAAMQQLPIQINLKGTDLAGLNQAGDQVKTALQGISGLVDVNSDNRPPKPEIQIQIDRVRAARLGTGTAQVAGVMRSIVDGDLASKFREGERLVDIRVRASEEVRSDLTRLGRVYVPLMRGGTISLDQVAGLRTVNGPTQIRRSNRTRQIMVGANTLKGRAYSELTTKVNTALAGIEFPKGVSYEFGGQVEQNRKMFASLGLAMAMAIIFVYMVLASQFGSFVQPLVIMLALPLSMIGAVLGLLLANKLFDMVAFIGLIMLMGLVTKNSILLIDYTNVLRKRGMARFEAIVEAGSTRLRPILMTTLAMILGMIPVAVGFGTSSNFRAGIGYTIIGGLTSSTVLTLVVVPVVYSIVDDLSGMFRRKKKTAV; encoded by the coding sequence ATGAAAATCGCCGACGTATCGATCAAGCAGCCCGTCTTCATCACCATGATCGTCCTGTCCCTGGTGGTGGTCGGCCTCCTCTCCTATTCCCGCCTGGGTGTGGATTTGATGCCCGACATCTCCCTGCCTTATGTGGCCGTGACCGTGGCCAATCCCGGGGTCGGCCCCGAGGAGATGGAAAGCCAGGTGACCAAGCCGATCGAGGACGCCTTGAGCGCCATCAACGGGGTGGACAAGATCACTTCGACCTCGGCCGAGGGCGTCTCGGTCATCCTGGCGGCCTTCGTCCTGGAAAAGGACGCCCAACTGGCCTCGACCGAGGTGCGGGAGAAGATCGCCAGCATCCGCAACAGCCTGCCGCGCGAGATCATCGAGCCGGTCATCAACAAGTTCGACCCCTCGGCCTCGCCGATCATCTCCTATGCCGTTTCGAGCCGGGGCGGCCGGATGAGCCTGCCCGAAGTCCGGCAGCTCGTCGACGACACCGTCAAGGTTCAGATTCAGCAGGTCGAAGGCGTCGGCGGCGTCGATCTCATCGGCGGCCAGGAGCGCGAGATCCAGGTCGAGGTCAATCTCGACAAGCTCAACGCCCTGGGCCTGTCCATCGCCCAGGTCACCCAGGCCATCCGGAGCGAGAACCTGAACATGCCGGCCGGCCGGGTCACCGGCCGCAGCCAGGATTTCCTGATCCGGACCAAGGCCGAGTTCACCGACCTTTCGGAGATCCTGGATGTGGTCGTGGCCAGCGCCGGCGGCAACCCCGTGTTCCTCAAGGATCTGGCGGTGATCAAAGACGGCTTCAAGATCAAGCGGACCATCTCCCGGATCAACGGCCAGGAGTGCGTCTCGCTGGTTGTCCAGAAGCAATCCGGGACCAACACCGTCAAGGTGGCCGATCAGGTCAACAAGATGATCGCCTCGGTTCGGGCCGCCCATCCCGACCTGGACATCCGGACGACGACGGATTCCTCGCTCCAGATCAAGGAGTCCCGCGACGACGTCCTTCGCACGCTGCTCCTGGGCATCCTGCTGGCCGGGCTGGTCGTGCTGTTCTCCTTCGGCGACCTGCGCAACACCTTGATCACGGTGGCCGGCCTGCCGGTCTGCCTGATCGCCGCCTTCGCCGTCATGGCCCTCTTCGGCTACACCGTGAACATGATCACCCTGCTGGCCTTGAGCCTGTCGATCGGCCTGCTGATCGACGACGCCATCGTCGTCCGGGAGAACATCTTCCGGCACATGGACAAGCTGGGCCAGGACCCGATGACGGCTGCCAGCACCGGGACCTCCGAGGTCGGCATGGCCGTCACGGCCACGACGCTGACCATCGTGGCGGTCTTCCTGCCGGTGGCTTTCACCACCGGCATCGCGGGCAAATTCTTCCGCCAGTTCGGCATCACCGTCGCGGCGGCCGTCCTGATTTCCCTGTTCGAGGCCTTCACCTTCGCCCCCATGCTGTCGGCCCACTTTTTCAAGAAGACCGAACGCGGCGGCCGCAAGACCCTGGCCTGGCGGCTGGAGCACCTGGTCGCCAACGGCTACGACAAGCTGGGCGAGAGCTACCGTCCCCTCCTGCGCTGGTCGCTGCGCCACCGCAAGACGATGATCGCCCTGACCACCGTCGTCTTTCTCATCAGCGCCTACCTCTTCACCGTGATCGGCACGGGCGGCACGCCGCGCGGCGACCGGCCCGAGTTCAACCTCGCGATCCAGACCGCGTCCGGCACGGCGCTCGAACAGACCGACCGGATCATCCGGTCGATCGAGACGATTCTTAAGGCTCAGCCCGAAGTGGGGGACGTGGCCACGGTCGTCGGTTCGACCGACGGCTCTTCGGACGTCGCCACCATCAACGTCAAGCTGAAGATTCCGACCAACCAAGCCCGGGCCTACGAGGACCGGCTGCGGCCCGTCCTGGCCCAGGTGGCGGGGGCCACGATCACGTTCCAGGAGGCCTCCTCCATGGGCGGGGCGGCCTTCGCGGCCATGCAGCAGCTGCCCATCCAGATCAACCTCAAGGGCACGGACCTGGCCGGGCTCAATCAGGCCGGTGATCAGGTCAAGACGGCCCTGCAGGGCATCAGCGGGCTGGTCGACGTCAACTCCGACAACCGGCCGCCCAAGCCGGAGATCCAGATTCAGATTGATCGCGTCCGGGCCGCCCGGCTCGGCACCGGCACCGCCCAGGTGGCCGGGGTCATGCGCTCGATCGTCGACGGCGACCTGGCTTCGAAGTTCCGCGAAGGGGAGCGCCTCGTCGACATCCGCGTACGGGCCTCCGAGGAGGTCCGATCCGACCTGACTCGTTTAGGCCGGGTCTATGTGCCCCTGATGCGGGGCGGGACCATCAGCCTGGACCAGGTGGCCGGCCTGCGGACCGTCAACGGCCCGACCCAGATCCGGCGGTCCAACCGGACCCGGCAGATCATGGTCGGGGCCAATACCCTGAAAGGCCGGGCCTACAGCGAATTGACGACCAAGGTCAACACCGCCCTGGCCGGCATCGAATTCCCCAAGGGCGTCAGCTACGAGTTCGGCGGCCAAGTCGAGCAGAACCGCAAGATGTTCGCCTCGCTGGGGCTGGCCATGGCCATGGCCATTATCTTCGTCTACATGGTCCTGGCCTCCCAGTTCGGGTCGTTCGTCCAGCCGCTGGTCATCATGCTGGCCCTGCCCCTGTCCATGATCGGCGCCGTCCTGGGACTGCTGCTGGCCAACAAGCTTTTCGACATGGTCGCCTTCATCGGCCTGATCATGCTGATGGGGCTGGTGACCAAGAACTCGATTTTGCTGATCGACTATACCAACGTCCTGCGCAAGCGCGGCATGGCCCGCTTCGAGGCCATCGTCGAGGCCGGGTCGACCCGGCTGCGCCCGATTCTGATGACGACCCTGGCCATGATCTTGGGCATGATCCCGGTGGCGGTCGGGTTCGGGACGAGCTCGAACTTCCGGGCCGGCATCGGTTATACGATCATCGGCGGCCTGACCAGCTCGACCGTGCTGACCCTGGTCGTGGTCCCGGTTGTCTATTCGATCGTGGACGATCTCTCGGGGATGTTCCGCCGCAAGAAAAAGACCGCGGTCTGA
- a CDS encoding Hpt domain-containing protein yields the protein MAPARPDRTLPLDRAEALERIGGDEAFLDELLALYDEEYAAKSAAITSALEAGDLDQVRSLGHGLKGASANLSLPGLREAAQAIETAGREKNGPAAGTALQRLEEEYKALKAFLG from the coding sequence GTGGCACCGGCAAGGCCTGATCGCACTCTCCCCCTCGACCGGGCCGAAGCGCTGGAGCGGATCGGCGGCGACGAGGCTTTTCTGGACGAGCTTCTGGCTCTTTACGACGAGGAATACGCAGCCAAATCGGCCGCCATCACATCCGCCCTCGAAGCGGGCGACTTGGATCAGGTCCGTTCCCTGGGCCACGGCTTGAAAGGGGCTTCGGCCAACCTTAGCCTGCCGGGATTGCGGGAAGCGGCCCAGGCTATCGAAACCGCCGGCCGGGAAAAGAACGGCCCGGCTGCCGGCACGGCCCTGCAACGGCTGGAAGAGGAATACAAGGCCTTAAAGGCCTTTCTGGGCTAA